In a single window of the Niabella ginsenosidivorans genome:
- a CDS encoding trans-sulfuration enzyme family protein — translation MKEQTKILHSIPADALTGAISTPIYQTSTYVQEAPGINKGYDYSRTNNPTRAALEQLIAELEGGSNGFAFASGLAAIDAVIKLLSAGDEIVAVNDIYGGAFRLFTHIYRKLGITVHYADTTDATNVAAAITPKTKLIWIETPTNPTLKISDIRAIAKTAKAASCLVCVDNTFASPAAQKPIELGADLVVHSATKYLAGHSDVIAGLVVTRTKELGEKIKFIQNASGAILGPFDSWLTIRGIETLPLRVAQHSRNSQAIADFLTTQGFVNNVYYPGLATHPNHAIARQQQKYFGGVVSFDLRIDETAVATQLVQSTRYFKLAESLGGVKSLLCLPCEMTHKSIPAAIRRQSGVSDSLIRLSVGLEDADDLIEDLSTAIKKTARNFAILV, via the coding sequence ATGAAAGAGCAAACAAAGATCCTGCACAGTATTCCCGCAGACGCATTAACCGGGGCCATCTCTACCCCTATTTACCAGACATCCACTTATGTTCAGGAAGCACCGGGCATTAACAAAGGTTATGACTATTCCCGCACCAACAATCCTACAAGGGCTGCCCTGGAGCAGCTTATTGCGGAACTGGAAGGCGGCAGCAACGGTTTTGCCTTTGCCAGCGGGCTGGCTGCAATAGACGCGGTAATAAAACTGCTGAGCGCCGGCGATGAGATCGTAGCTGTTAACGATATTTATGGCGGCGCGTTCCGGCTGTTCACACATATTTACCGGAAGCTGGGCATTACTGTACATTATGCAGACACAACAGATGCAACGAATGTAGCAGCAGCGATTACTCCGAAAACAAAGCTCATCTGGATTGAAACGCCCACCAATCCTACTTTAAAGATATCAGACATCCGGGCCATTGCAAAAACGGCAAAAGCTGCCAGCTGCCTGGTTTGCGTAGACAATACCTTTGCTTCCCCTGCTGCGCAGAAACCCATAGAACTGGGAGCAGACCTTGTAGTGCACAGCGCTACCAAATACCTGGCAGGGCACAGCGATGTGATTGCAGGGCTGGTAGTAACCCGTACAAAAGAGCTTGGAGAAAAAATAAAATTTATCCAGAATGCAAGCGGTGCCATATTAGGGCCCTTTGACAGCTGGCTCACCATCCGGGGCATTGAAACACTCCCGCTGCGGGTGGCGCAGCATTCCCGCAACTCGCAGGCAATTGCCGACTTTCTGACCACGCAGGGCTTTGTCAATAATGTGTACTACCCGGGACTGGCCACACATCCCAACCATGCAATAGCCCGGCAGCAACAAAAATATTTTGGAGGCGTTGTCAGCTTTGATCTCCGGATTGATGAAACAGCAGTTGCCACGCAACTGGTGCAATCAACCCGGTATTTTAAACTCGCAGAAAGCCTGGGAGGTGTAAAGAGCCTGCTTTGCCTGCCCTGTGAAATGACGCATAAATCCATTCCTGCTGCTATCCGCCGCCAATCGGGCGTTTCAGACAGTCTCATCCGGTTATCTGTTGGGCTGGAAGATGCAGACGATCTCATCGAAGACCTGAGCACCGCCATCAAAAAAACGGCCAGGAATTTTGCCATACTGGTATAG
- a CDS encoding aldo/keto reductase: MEQRTLGKTDLQIAPIVFGGNVFGWTIDEQQSFEILDHFVGAGFNMIDTANQYAYWAPGNKGGESETVIGNWLKKTGKRDEVLIATKVGGALAGQPKPNTAKAYILEQVELSLQRLQVDVIDLYQTHFDDESVPVEETLEAYDQLIKQGKVRWIGASNLSPRRLEDSLNLSAEKGLPAYQTLQPEYNLYAREQYETAYEPVAVKHQLGVITYYSLASGFLTGKYRTEADMGKSVRGGGVQKMFDERGKKILAALDHVSGELRSTPAAVALAWLLSRPSVTAPIVSATSLEQMKSFTDAVQLQLPESSSRELDEASAY, translated from the coding sequence ATGGAACAAAGAACATTAGGCAAAACAGATTTACAGATCGCACCAATCGTTTTTGGAGGAAATGTTTTTGGATGGACCATCGATGAACAGCAATCTTTTGAGATCCTGGATCATTTTGTAGGCGCGGGGTTTAATATGATTGATACTGCGAACCAGTATGCTTACTGGGCACCGGGTAATAAAGGCGGAGAATCAGAAACGGTTATTGGTAACTGGCTGAAGAAAACCGGTAAAAGGGATGAAGTGCTGATCGCCACAAAGGTAGGAGGCGCCCTGGCGGGGCAACCCAAGCCTAATACGGCAAAAGCGTATATCCTGGAGCAGGTGGAACTGTCACTGCAACGTTTGCAGGTAGACGTGATCGACCTGTACCAGACCCATTTTGATGACGAATCAGTACCGGTTGAAGAAACACTGGAAGCCTATGACCAGCTGATCAAACAGGGTAAGGTGCGCTGGATCGGCGCTTCCAATTTGTCGCCCCGGCGTTTGGAGGATTCGTTGAACCTAAGTGCTGAAAAAGGATTGCCGGCTTACCAGACCCTGCAGCCGGAATATAATCTGTATGCACGGGAGCAGTACGAAACAGCCTACGAGCCTGTTGCTGTAAAGCATCAGCTGGGTGTGATTACTTATTATTCGCTGGCCAGCGGATTCCTGACCGGGAAATACCGTACGGAAGCAGATATGGGAAAAAGTGTAAGAGGAGGGGGTGTTCAGAAAATGTTTGATGAAAGGGGGAAAAAGATCCTGGCGGCTTTGGATCATGTGTCCGGAGAGCTCCGCTCAACACCTGCGGCTGTAGCCCTGGCATGGCTGCTGAGCCGGCCATCTGTTACGGCGCCTATAGTGAGCGCTACCAGCCTGGAACAAATGAAAAGCTTTACAGATGCGGTGCAGCTGCAATTGCCGGAATCTTCCAGCCGGGAATTAGATGAAGCAAGCGCTTATTAA
- a CDS encoding DJ-1/PfpI family protein, whose amino-acid sequence MEQVGILLFNDFETLDVYGPVEVFGRFPEHYYLSFYSLAGAVISNRHNVSVNTLPVNERTRPIDILLIPGGIGTRTAINDEALINAIRTTGTNATFILTVCTGAALLAKSGLLDNRRATSNKRAFDWARSSSYKVNWISKARWMQDGRFYTSSGVSAGIDMTLGFIADRHGTAAAEAAAAQIEYLWNPDRTNDPFAD is encoded by the coding sequence ATGGAACAGGTAGGTATTTTATTATTTAACGATTTTGAAACACTGGACGTCTACGGCCCTGTTGAGGTCTTTGGCCGGTTTCCGGAGCATTACTATCTGAGCTTTTACTCATTGGCAGGCGCCGTTATTTCCAACCGGCATAATGTTTCAGTGAACACATTGCCTGTAAATGAACGTACCCGTCCTATAGACATCCTGCTCATTCCGGGTGGTATAGGCACAAGAACAGCTATCAATGATGAAGCGCTGATCAATGCCATCAGAACAACAGGGACCAATGCCACGTTTATACTTACCGTTTGTACGGGTGCCGCGTTACTGGCTAAATCGGGTTTACTCGATAACCGGCGGGCAACCTCAAACAAACGCGCATTTGATTGGGCAAGGAGCAGCAGCTACAAAGTAAACTGGATCAGCAAAGCAAGATGGATGCAGGATGGCAGGTTTTATACTTCCTCCGGGGTATCTGCCGGTATTGATATGACTCTGGGATTCATAGCAGATCGGCACGGAACAGCAGCCGCCGAAGCTGCAGCAGCACAGATCGAATACCTTTGGAACCCCGATAGGACAAACGATCCCTTTGCAGACTGA
- a CDS encoding DinB family protein — MNKSAIDPMPVYFDRYINQVPDDLEIVPAIQKSILEIYQLDKDKVDELGSRVYEPGKWTIKQILLHIADTERVFIYRAMRFARKDSTVLQPFDENLFAENSGADERTLESLLEELVAVRQGTLAFYKNLNNEQLLQVGNTYNTQISVLGVGFTLVGHQIHHFKIIEERYFPLLNA; from the coding sequence ATGAACAAATCAGCAATCGATCCAATGCCGGTATACTTTGACCGTTACATTAACCAGGTTCCTGATGATCTGGAAATTGTGCCTGCCATTCAAAAAAGTATCCTGGAAATTTACCAGTTGGATAAAGACAAAGTGGACGAACTGGGCAGCAGGGTTTACGAGCCCGGCAAATGGACGATCAAACAGATCTTACTGCATATTGCAGACACCGAACGCGTTTTTATTTACCGGGCAATGCGTTTTGCACGGAAAGACAGCACTGTGCTGCAACCCTTTGATGAAAACCTGTTTGCAGAAAATTCTGGCGCAGATGAGCGCACGCTGGAATCATTGCTGGAAGAGCTGGTTGCTGTAAGACAGGGAACACTGGCCTTTTATAAAAATCTCAATAATGAACAGTTATTGCAGGTGGGTAATACTTACAATACCCAAATATCTGTTCTGGGTGTTGGCTTTACCCTGGTAGGGCATCAGATCCATCACTTCAAAATTATTGAAGAGCGTTATTTCCCCTTACTGAACGCATAG
- a CDS encoding ABC transporter ATP-binding protein, which produces MIRITSLSKSFGSLNVLKNLNLELNAGNVYGIVGENGAGKTTLFNCIAGIEQYEGTIESAKAPLKNHLGFLQTEPFFFSKITGREYLQLLCTARGKQLINPDLRNIFHLPLDQYAATYSTGMKKKLALLAVLFQENDYYILDEPFNGVDIQSNLMITEIIHQLKKLGKTVLISSHIFSTLRDTCDAIYLLQQGLFTKSVLRDEFHSLEEEMKQASVGNKIEQLGLK; this is translated from the coding sequence ATGATCCGTATTACTTCTCTATCAAAAAGTTTTGGCAGCCTCAATGTGTTAAAGAACCTGAATCTTGAGCTAAACGCCGGCAACGTTTACGGCATTGTAGGCGAGAACGGGGCGGGCAAAACAACTTTATTCAACTGCATTGCCGGAATTGAGCAGTATGAGGGCACCATTGAATCAGCAAAAGCACCGCTTAAAAACCATTTAGGCTTTTTACAGACCGAGCCCTTTTTCTTTTCAAAAATAACCGGCAGAGAATACCTGCAGTTGCTTTGTACTGCACGGGGAAAACAGCTCATAAACCCAGATCTGAGAAATATATTTCATTTGCCTTTGGATCAATACGCAGCTACCTACTCTACCGGCATGAAAAAAAAGCTGGCGCTCCTGGCGGTGTTGTTCCAGGAAAACGACTACTATATCCTGGATGAACCTTTTAACGGGGTCGACATTCAAAGTAACCTGATGATCACCGAGATCATCCATCAGCTAAAAAAACTGGGTAAGACAGTACTGATCTCTTCCCATATCTTTTCAACATTGCGCGATACCTGCGATGCCATTTATTTATTACAACAGGGGCTTTTTACCAAAAGCGTGCTGCGGGATGAGTTTCATTCACTGGAAGAAGAAATGAAACAAGCCTCCGTTGGTAACAAAATTGAACAGTTGGGCCTAAAATAA
- a CDS encoding alpha/beta fold hydrolase, which yields MKKIFILTAIAALLIANKSFTQNPYPFTVQTTGNGAQSLLFIPGFTCPASVWNETVALFNKQYTCYTLTMAGFAGTPAQTTPSFKKWEEGIAQFIKDQKITPVIIGHSMGGGLALALAADHPDLVKKIVIVDALPCLAGVQNPDAKPLPDSARAAMISQIKSMPNDQFRQMQIASAKGLVADTSKYDSLVQWSMSSDRNTFAVLFSDFINTDLRPALSRITCPTLILLEAPFKNRGTVIEKQYSNLKGARIVYAEKGLHFIMYDNFDWYQQQLATFIPLK from the coding sequence ATGAAAAAAATATTTATCCTTACAGCTATTGCAGCGCTCTTGATCGCTAATAAATCCTTTACCCAAAACCCCTACCCGTTTACAGTTCAAACAACCGGCAACGGTGCCCAAAGTCTTCTTTTTATACCCGGTTTTACCTGTCCTGCTTCAGTATGGAACGAAACCGTGGCTTTATTTAATAAGCAGTATACCTGCTATACATTAACAATGGCCGGCTTTGCAGGTACACCTGCACAAACCACTCCTTCTTTTAAAAAATGGGAAGAGGGCATCGCTCAATTCATAAAGGATCAGAAGATCACCCCGGTCATCATAGGCCATAGCATGGGGGGCGGCCTGGCCCTGGCGCTTGCTGCAGACCATCCTGATCTGGTGAAAAAGATCGTTATAGTAGATGCACTGCCCTGCCTGGCTGGCGTGCAGAACCCGGACGCAAAACCATTGCCGGATAGTGCGCGCGCTGCAATGATCAGCCAGATCAAATCCATGCCCAATGACCAGTTCCGCCAGATGCAGATAGCCTCTGCAAAAGGCCTGGTAGCAGATACTTCCAAATACGATTCACTTGTTCAATGGAGCATGAGCAGCGACCGTAATACTTTTGCCGTACTTTTTTCGGACTTTATAAATACAGATCTCCGGCCTGCCCTTTCCAGGATAACATGCCCAACACTCATCCTGCTGGAAGCGCCTTTTAAAAACAGGGGCACTGTCATAGAAAAGCAATACAGTAACCTGAAAGGTGCAAGAATCGTCTATGCGGAAAAAGGATTGCATTTTATCATGTATGATAACTTTGACTGGTATCAGCAGCAATTAGCTACATTCATACCCCTAAAATAA
- a CDS encoding RNA polymerase sigma factor has product MKFESIYKQYWQPIFRLCMGYINDSARAQDLTQETFIIVWKSLPKFRQEASLSTWIFRIAVNLCLRQLKIEKRIPQGQLPEQVKDEDTVNREPQVAFLYQCIAELPETDRIIISLELENVKQAEIAVITGLSEGNVRIRIHRIKERLSKKFKGYEH; this is encoded by the coding sequence GTGAAATTCGAAAGTATTTATAAACAATACTGGCAACCAATATTCCGGCTCTGTATGGGCTATATAAATGACAGTGCCCGGGCACAGGACCTGACGCAGGAAACATTTATAATTGTATGGAAAAGTTTGCCGAAATTCCGGCAGGAGGCTTCCCTCAGTACCTGGATCTTCCGGATAGCGGTAAACCTTTGCCTGCGCCAGCTAAAAATAGAAAAAAGGATTCCTCAGGGCCAATTACCTGAGCAGGTCAAAGATGAAGATACCGTAAACCGGGAACCACAGGTGGCCTTTCTTTATCAATGCATTGCGGAACTTCCGGAAACAGACCGCATTATTATCTCCCTGGAGCTGGAAAATGTAAAACAGGCTGAAATAGCTGTTATAACAGGGCTTTCAGAAGGAAACGTACGAATAAGGATCCACCGGATCAAAGAACGATTATCAAAAAAATTCAAGGGTTATGAGCACTGA
- a CDS encoding methylated-DNA--[protein]-cysteine S-methyltransferase, which translates to MNTQDHINFNRVAQAIEYIRSNFKEQPDLEKIAKAAHTSPYHFHRIFSDWAGTSPKKFLQYISVEHAKSVLRNGNASVADAAYATGLSGTSRLHDLFVTIEGMTPAEYRNGGKDLDINYSFAESPFGNILVASTTKGICYMAFYKSEATALAHLKQRFPNAHFRRKLDLLQQNALFIFQNNWEQLKEIKLHLKGTGFQLKVWEALLKIPMGQLTTYGSLAAEIGQPSASRAVGTAIGSNPVAYLIPCHRVIQSTGRTGGYMWGPGRKMAIIGWEQARVIKNKE; encoded by the coding sequence ATGAATACACAGGATCATATCAATTTTAACAGGGTAGCCCAGGCCATTGAATATATACGCAGCAATTTTAAAGAACAGCCCGACCTGGAAAAAATTGCAAAAGCCGCACATACCAGCCCCTATCATTTTCATCGGATCTTTTCTGACTGGGCGGGCACCAGCCCCAAAAAATTTTTGCAGTACATTAGTGTGGAACATGCGAAAAGCGTTCTCAGAAACGGCAATGCTTCTGTAGCAGATGCTGCATATGCTACCGGCCTTTCCGGCACCAGCCGGCTGCATGACCTTTTTGTAACTATAGAAGGGATGACCCCTGCTGAATACCGGAACGGAGGCAAAGACCTGGATATTAACTACAGCTTTGCAGAAAGCCCGTTTGGCAATATACTGGTAGCTTCTACAACAAAAGGCATTTGTTACATGGCTTTTTATAAAAGCGAGGCAACAGCTCTGGCCCATCTGAAACAGCGGTTTCCCAATGCGCATTTCCGGCGCAAGCTGGATCTGTTGCAGCAGAATGCGCTCTTTATTTTTCAAAACAATTGGGAACAGTTAAAAGAAATAAAGCTGCATTTAAAAGGTACCGGTTTCCAGCTAAAAGTATGGGAAGCTTTATTAAAAATTCCAATGGGGCAGTTGACCACTTACGGCTCACTGGCGGCCGAAATCGGCCAACCTTCCGCCTCACGCGCCGTAGGTACGGCAATCGGCAGCAACCCTGTAGCTTACCTGATCCCCTGTCATCGCGTTATACAGTCTACCGGCAGAACCGGCGGCTATATGTGGGGACCTGGCCGCAAAATGGCTATCATCGGATGGGAGCAGGCCCGGGTGATAAAGAATAAAGAATAG
- a CDS encoding alpha-ketoglutarate-dependent dioxygenase AlkB family protein — MHNLLPYDGIVYYYGKLFDTKIANVYFQNLLEHISWRNDAAVIFGKKIITKRKVAWYGDAPFEYTYSSTTKRALPWTKELLQLKKICEEQTGETFNSCLLNRYHTGEEGMAWHCDEERELKKNGAIASLSFGAERKFLFKHKVTGEKADCFLEQGSLLVMKGPTQTYWLHRLPPTKKVHTERINLTFRTIVR; from the coding sequence ATGCACAATCTTTTACCCTACGATGGTATTGTATATTATTACGGGAAACTGTTTGATACAAAAATTGCCAATGTTTATTTTCAAAATTTGTTGGAGCATATCAGCTGGCGCAACGATGCCGCCGTCATTTTTGGTAAAAAGATCATTACCAAAAGAAAAGTGGCCTGGTATGGAGATGCCCCATTTGAATATACCTATTCCAGCACCACCAAGAGGGCGCTGCCCTGGACAAAGGAATTGTTACAACTGAAAAAGATATGTGAAGAGCAAACCGGGGAAACATTTAACTCCTGCCTGCTGAACCGTTACCACACTGGAGAAGAAGGTATGGCCTGGCATTGCGATGAAGAGCGAGAGTTAAAAAAGAACGGGGCCATTGCTTCGTTAAGCTTTGGCGCAGAACGGAAATTCCTGTTCAAACATAAGGTTACCGGCGAAAAGGCTGACTGTTTTCTGGAGCAGGGCAGTTTACTGGTAATGAAGGGCCCCACACAAACCTACTGGCTGCATCGCCTGCCTCCAACAAAAAAAGTGCATACGGAACGCATCAATCTTACGTTCCGAACCATTGTCAGATAG
- a CDS encoding M13 family metallopeptidase, which translates to MIYKRMLTATAVIATGVLGCGPGTNQAPNEAAKDSTTYIDRANMDTTVKPGDDFFLYANGAWLKKASIPADKTGWGSFDELADNTNKSVHTLLEDVVKEKATPGSAQYNVAAFYKSGMDTGAIDKAGINAIKKKLDAIKAVTTPEQVLDIVIENNKQGLQSVLPFYIGPDDRNVTENIIQFGQGGLGLPSKDYYTDKDTTAEKNREAYRAYIAKILSLGGEDSAAAVTNAQAIFDVENKLAAVSLYPKEMRDPQKMYNKFSVEAFSKQTPNINWKDVFAKMGITGKDSMLVSVPQYYRALSGLLKSVPVEVWKAYLTYNTLSDMAPYLGSGFENARFEFYARTLSGQKAQKPRWERVMRVIDGAIGEQLGKLYVDKYFKPEAKAKMVDLVQNLQEAFGNRIKNLDWMSDATKQKAEAKLAAFIKKIGYPDKWKDYTGLEITPDNYAQNVLNASAFEYKRDLAKLGKPVDRTEWGMTPNTVNAYYNPTFNEIVFPAAILQFPFFDFGADDAVNYGGIGAVIGHEMTHGFDDQGAQYAADGNLKNWWTPEDEKKFKAKTKMVEDQFNGYTVLDSIHVNGLLTLGENIADLGGITIAYDAFKKTKQGQGNELIDGFTPDQRFFLSWAQVWRGKRTPERARQLIKIDPHSPVEWRANGPLTNFDPWYKAFNVQPGDKMYKPENERAKIW; encoded by the coding sequence ATGATTTACAAAAGAATGCTGACGGCTACAGCAGTTATAGCTACGGGAGTGTTGGGATGTGGCCCTGGTACCAATCAGGCTCCCAATGAAGCAGCAAAAGACAGCACTACTTATATAGACCGGGCAAATATGGATACAACGGTAAAGCCCGGCGATGATTTTTTTCTTTACGCAAATGGGGCATGGTTAAAAAAGGCATCCATTCCGGCTGATAAAACCGGCTGGGGCAGTTTTGATGAGCTGGCAGACAATACCAATAAATCGGTTCATACCCTGCTGGAAGATGTGGTAAAAGAAAAAGCAACGCCCGGATCGGCTCAATACAATGTGGCGGCTTTTTACAAAAGCGGTATGGATACCGGCGCCATAGATAAAGCGGGCATCAATGCTATCAAAAAGAAACTGGATGCTATTAAGGCTGTTACCACTCCTGAGCAGGTGCTGGATATTGTTATTGAAAATAACAAACAGGGGCTGCAATCGGTTCTGCCTTTCTATATAGGCCCGGATGACAGGAACGTTACTGAAAATATTATACAGTTCGGACAGGGCGGTTTGGGGCTGCCGTCCAAGGATTACTATACGGATAAGGATACAACCGCGGAAAAGAACCGGGAAGCCTACAGAGCCTATATAGCAAAAATATTAAGTCTTGGTGGGGAGGATAGCGCTGCTGCGGTAACAAACGCCCAGGCTATTTTTGATGTGGAGAATAAACTGGCAGCCGTTTCCCTATACCCGAAAGAAATGCGCGATCCGCAGAAAATGTATAACAAATTCAGCGTGGAAGCTTTCTCCAAACAAACGCCCAATATTAACTGGAAGGATGTTTTTGCAAAAATGGGCATTACCGGAAAAGATAGTATGCTGGTATCCGTTCCCCAATATTACAGGGCATTGTCCGGATTGTTAAAGTCAGTTCCCGTTGAAGTGTGGAAAGCGTACCTGACCTATAATACACTTTCTGATATGGCCCCTTATCTGGGCTCCGGTTTTGAAAATGCACGGTTTGAGTTTTATGCCCGTACATTAAGCGGGCAGAAGGCGCAGAAACCGCGCTGGGAGCGGGTGATGCGTGTAATTGATGGCGCTATAGGAGAACAGCTGGGAAAGCTGTATGTAGACAAATATTTTAAGCCGGAGGCAAAGGCAAAAATGGTGGATCTTGTACAGAACCTGCAGGAAGCATTTGGCAACCGCATTAAAAATCTTGACTGGATGAGTGATGCCACCAAACAGAAGGCAGAGGCCAAACTGGCGGCATTCATAAAGAAGATCGGATACCCGGATAAATGGAAGGATTATACAGGGTTGGAAATAACACCGGATAATTATGCGCAGAATGTATTGAATGCATCCGCTTTTGAATATAAACGGGATCTGGCAAAGCTGGGCAAGCCGGTAGACCGTACAGAATGGGGCATGACGCCCAATACAGTGAATGCTTATTATAACCCTACCTTTAATGAGATCGTTTTCCCTGCAGCTATTCTCCAGTTCCCTTTCTTTGATTTTGGTGCAGATGATGCGGTGAATTACGGAGGCATCGGGGCGGTGATCGGTCATGAAATGACGCATGGCTTTGATGACCAGGGAGCGCAATACGCGGCAGATGGCAACCTGAAAAACTGGTGGACACCGGAAGATGAGAAGAAATTTAAGGCAAAGACAAAAATGGTAGAAGATCAGTTTAATGGTTATACGGTACTTGATTCTATACACGTAAACGGATTATTGACACTTGGTGAAAATATTGCAGATCTGGGGGGGATTACTATTGCCTATGATGCATTTAAGAAAACCAAACAGGGCCAGGGCAATGAACTGATTGACGGATTTACGCCGGATCAGCGTTTTTTCCTGAGCTGGGCGCAGGTATGGAGAGGAAAAAGAACTCCGGAGCGTGCCCGCCAGCTGATAAAAATAGACCCGCACTCGCCCGTTGAATGGAGAGCCAACGGGCCCTTGACAAATTTTGATCCCTGGTATAAAGCATTTAATGTTCAGCCGGGTGATAAAATGTACAAACCTGAAAACGAAAGGGCAAAGATCTGGTAA